The Petrotoga sp. 9PW.55.5.1 genome segment CAGGCAAATAACCGGATTATGGGTACCTGAAATGTTTGGAACAGCAGCTTATCTAACAAAAAAAATCCCATCAAATGCCTATGTTATCAACCTAGATATGGTAGGAGAAGACCAAACTAAAACAGGATCAACTTTAAATTTAACCCCTTCACCTTGGTCAATACCTTCATTTCTAGCAGAACTACTTTATATAAACTTAGAAAACCCTTTTTTCAGATTATCTTTTGGAAAATATGGGGGAGGTTCTGATCATTATATATTTTCAGATCCCAACTTAAATATTCCTGCAATTTCTTTAACCAATTGGCCCGATAGATACTACCATTCAAGTGATGATACAATAGACAAATGTTCAAAAAAAACTATAGAATGGATAGGAAAAGCCGTTCTGAAAACAATATACGATCTTTCCAACATGAAAAAAGAAGTTTCAGCCCAAGTAGAAGGTAAGATAATTAACAACCATTTTAAACTTATTGCAGGAAAAAATAGCTTAGTTTCAAATTATATAAATTACATAACCTATACAAAACTAAATCAACTATCAGAATATGATGAAGTAGAAAAAGAATTACTAGACTTTTTTAAAGAAAAAGTAGATTTTACCTTGATTCCCATTGAAAAAAGAAAAATAAGAAAAAACAAAGGTTCTATTTCGAACTCATGGCAAACAATCGAGGATGTTTTATGGTTTAGAACTCCTAAATACAAGGTCCCCAATTTAGATGACTTTTTTGATGAATTTTTAAACCTCTTTGAACTTGGTTTCTCAAAAGAAGATGCAATCAATATTGCTAAAACAGAGTTAGACATTAAAGAAGATATAAAAAACGAATTAGAATATTACCTAAAAAGATTAAAAGAAGAAAATTTGATAGAAAGCTCATTATTATAGAAAATGTGGCTAAAGGAGGAAAAATTTATGCTAAAAAAGAAAAAACTCACAGAAAAAACAACGTTATTCAGAAGCGGAACTCCTTTTAAAACAGGTGCTGTTATTAAAGATATCGATAGCAATGATTTTGAACTGGTTTCAAATGTTCTTTTTCTCAGACTAGAAGAAAAAAGTAACGAAATAAGTTTTATTTATGAGATGGCAAAAGATGATGTCGTATATGGACTTGGTGAAACCTTAGGAGCTCTTAACAAGCGAGGTAAAATCTATAGATTCTACAATACCGATGACCCTGAACATACACCTGAAAAGCAATCTTTATACGGCACTCATCCTTTTATGATATTAGATGGAGAAAAAACTTTTGGATTATTCATCGATTACCCTTCAGAAATAATCTTTGATATAAGTTTTACTCACAAAGACATTTTAAAAATCACGATTCCTTCAAAAGACTTTGATATGTACTTTTTTGATAGTGACGAAAAACTATCCATTATAAAAGAATATTTCAATTTGACAGGAAAACCTTACATACCTCCAAAATGGGCATTTGGTTTTCAACAATCCAAATGGAGTTACTTTAGCG includes the following:
- a CDS encoding DUF4910 domain-containing protein, whose protein sequence is MLNLKEMINEFSAKNVIELIRKISSFHRAKGSLEYSQAVKVIRNFVNASNLLLFPMDKTYNSWKSPSSWNLKGGYLKYQNGKYIVSDLSLYPISAMFLSDKTNGVEKLKVFDVGSGENEEDYKDFEEGNAVLAEGDPRIIYHYAVEKFGARCILNYYMRSQEKSIDRTPELLSDTVNYTSFPDFKKKYAYGYALSYNEFLELKESISKKETYIEALLDSDEGTNNLEVIEKTLGKSTDKASIFLTAHLCHPKPGANDNASGAALLTEIMRVLEKFEDSLDRQITGLWVPEMFGTAAYLTKKIPSNAYVINLDMVGEDQTKTGSTLNLTPSPWSIPSFLAELLYINLENPFFRLSFGKYGGGSDHYIFSDPNLNIPAISLTNWPDRYYHSSDDTIDKCSKKTIEWIGKAVLKTIYDLSNMKKEVSAQVEGKIINNHFKLIAGKNSLVSNYINYITYTKLNQLSEYDEVEKELLDFFKEKVDFTLIPIEKRKIRKNKGSISNSWQTIEDVLWFRTPKYKVPNLDDFFDEFLNLFELGFSKEDAINIAKTELDIKEDIKNELEYYLKRLKEENLIESSLL